Proteins co-encoded in one Malus sylvestris chromosome 9, drMalSylv7.2, whole genome shotgun sequence genomic window:
- the LOC126582154 gene encoding uncharacterized protein LOC126582154 isoform X1: MGYAQLVIGPAGSGKSTYCSSLHEHCTAIGRSINIVNLDPAAENFDYPVAMDIRELVSLEDVMEELGLGPNGGLLYCMEHLEENLDEWLTEELDNYTDDDYLVFDCPGQIELFSHVPVLRNFVEHLQRKNFKVCVVYLLDSQFITDVTKFISGCIASLSAMVQLELPHVNILSKMDLAPRKKDIEDFLYPEPQVLLSELNQRMAPQFAKLNKSLIELVDDYSMVSFLPLDLRKSSSMSYVLAQIDTCIQFGEDADVKVKEFDQEEDD, from the exons ATGGGTTACGCGCAGCTGGTTATTGGCCCTGCCGGCAGCGGCAAG TCGACTTATTGCTCTAGTTTGCACGAACACTGTACGGCTATTGGGAGGAGTATCAATATTGTTAATTTGGATCCTGCTGCGGAAAATTTTGATTACCCTGTGGCCATGG ATATTAGGGAGCTTGTTTCCTTGGAGGATGTTATGGAGGAACTTGGTTTGGGTCCCAATGGTGGACTTTTATACTGCATGGA ACACCTGGAAGAAAATCTGGATGAATGGCTCACAGAGGAATTGGACAATTACACGGATGATGACTACTTAGTTTTTGACTGCCCAG GCCAGATAGAACTTTTCTCGCATGTGCCTGTGCTTCGAAACTTCGTGGAGCATCTGCAGCGTAAAAATTTCAAAGTGTGCGTCGTCTACTTGCTTGATTCTCAG TTCATTACGGATGTGACTAAGTTTATTAGTGGGTGCATAGCATCTCTTTCTGCCATGGTTCAACTTGAATTACCACATGTTAATATCCTCTCCAAAATGGACCTTGCACCGAGAAAAAAGGATATTGAAGA CTTCTTGTATCCGGAGCCTCAAGTTTTATTATCAGAGTTGAATCAACGCATGGCTCCTCAGTTTGCAAAGCTAAATAAATCTTTGATTGAACTG GTCGATGATTATAGCATGGTGAGTTTTCTGCCACTAGACTTGAGGAAGTCAAGCAG CATGAGCTACGTCCTGGCTCAGATCGATACCTGCATTCAGTTCGGAGAAGATGCCGATGTGAAGGTTAAGGAATTTGATCAGGAAGAAGATGACTGA
- the LOC126582153 gene encoding glutamyl-tRNA reductase-binding protein, chloroplastic, whose translation MLLQTQSLTTHLSLPLPPSKPTPKFPSFTPIKQNPFRRTRFRALRCSLSAVSEPTQLETKTHKPVPAEVSRTIMELVSVGTLSTLTQEGWPLGIGVRFAVDPEGTPVLCLNASNRQFSIDRRSSFHVQLEQSGLRTAQCTILGSIDKPENRAMLKYLHSVWKKRFGEEVDEDLIYVVSVERVLQLEDFKEVGMWVTSSDYKNAQPDPLRDFAVKLVNEINTNNIEDINRFCNIYADLNFQVSEAKLVWVDRLGFDLRLWSPQEGIFEIRIPFSREVTDEKGAKSMFNCMSQLAWEVEKNFHAPDFERVKQVKKIA comes from the exons ATGCTTCTCCAAACTCAATCTCTCACAACCCATTTGTCCCTTCCACTCCCTCCCTCAAAACCCACCCCCAAATTCCCATCTTTCACCCCCATAAAACAGAACCCATTTCGCAGAACTAGGTTCAGAGCCCTAAGATGCTCGCTTTCGGCGGTTTCCGAGCCGACCCAGTTGGAAACGAAGACTCACAAGCCGGTTCCAGCTGAGGTTTCCAGGACAATAATGGAGTTGGTGTCTGTGGGCACGCTTTCTACTCTGACTCAAGAGGGTTGGCCTTTGGGGATTGGCGTTCGGTTCGCGGTCGACCCGGAAGGGACTCCGGTGTTGTGCTTGAATGCCTCTAATCGGCAGTTTTCTATTGACAGGAGGTCTAGCTTCCATGTCCAG TTGGAGCAAAGCGGGCTGCGGACAGCTCAGTGCACGATTTTAGGCAGCATTGACAAACCAGAAAATAGGGCAATGTTAAAG TACCTTCATTCAGTATGGAAAAAGAGGTTTGGAGAAGAAGTTGATGAAGATCTTATATATGTTGTTTCTGTGGAACGGGTACTTCAGTTGGAGGACTTTAAAGAG GTTGGTATGTGGGTTACATCTTCAGATTATAAAAATGCACAACCTGATCCTCTTAGGGATTTTGCGGTAAAGCTAGTGAATGAGATAAACACCAACAACATTGAAGATATTAATCGTTTTTGCAACATCTATGCTGATTTGAACTTCCAG GTTTCTGAAGCAAAACTGGTTTGGGTTGATCGGTTAGGCTTTGACCTGCGTCTTTGGTCTCCTCAGGAAGGTATATTTGAGATTCGCATTCCCTTCTCCAGGGAGGTGACGGATGAGAAGGGTGCAAAGTCAATGTTTAACTGCATGTCTCAATTAGCTTGGGAGGTGGAAAAGAATTTCCATGCCCCAGATTTCGAAAGGGTGAAGCAAGTTAAGAAGATAGCCTAA
- the LOC126582154 gene encoding GPN-loop GTPase 3-like isoform X2, producing MGYAQLVIGPAGSGKSTYCSSLHEHCTAIGRSINIVNLDPAAENFDYPVAMDIRELVSLEDVMEELGLGPNGGLLYCMEHLEENLDEWLTEELDNYTDDDYLVFDCPGQIELFSHVPVLRNFVEHLQRKNFKVCVVYLLDSQFITDVTKFISGCIASLSAMVQLELPHVNILSKMDLAPRKKDIEDFLYPEPQVLLSELNQRMAPQFAKLNKSLIELVDDYSMHELRPGSDRYLHSVRRRCRCEG from the exons ATGGGTTACGCGCAGCTGGTTATTGGCCCTGCCGGCAGCGGCAAG TCGACTTATTGCTCTAGTTTGCACGAACACTGTACGGCTATTGGGAGGAGTATCAATATTGTTAATTTGGATCCTGCTGCGGAAAATTTTGATTACCCTGTGGCCATGG ATATTAGGGAGCTTGTTTCCTTGGAGGATGTTATGGAGGAACTTGGTTTGGGTCCCAATGGTGGACTTTTATACTGCATGGA ACACCTGGAAGAAAATCTGGATGAATGGCTCACAGAGGAATTGGACAATTACACGGATGATGACTACTTAGTTTTTGACTGCCCAG GCCAGATAGAACTTTTCTCGCATGTGCCTGTGCTTCGAAACTTCGTGGAGCATCTGCAGCGTAAAAATTTCAAAGTGTGCGTCGTCTACTTGCTTGATTCTCAG TTCATTACGGATGTGACTAAGTTTATTAGTGGGTGCATAGCATCTCTTTCTGCCATGGTTCAACTTGAATTACCACATGTTAATATCCTCTCCAAAATGGACCTTGCACCGAGAAAAAAGGATATTGAAGA CTTCTTGTATCCGGAGCCTCAAGTTTTATTATCAGAGTTGAATCAACGCATGGCTCCTCAGTTTGCAAAGCTAAATAAATCTTTGATTGAACTG GTCGATGATTATAGCATG CATGAGCTACGTCCTGGCTCAGATCGATACCTGCATTCAGTTCGGAGAAGATGCCGATGTGAAGGTTAA